In one Butyrivibrio proteoclasticus B316 genomic region, the following are encoded:
- a CDS encoding alpha/beta hydrolase — protein sequence MAGNDKTMAGKIRRGAIRIGLEVIQGLGSSGEQPPEEKAPDNVKEARNFPYINREGIPLAMDIFQPVGPEYDERELPVIVTIHGGGLVTGDRKISLNLSRDLASRGYLVFAIEYRLAPRANVCEQLDDVCAGLDLVGSKLVEYDVDYSRIFLTADSAGAFLAIYTAAMKNSVKLQRVIGHEPSRMVFKALGISCGMFYTNKDDILGALLSEQFYGDRKDDSNFIQYMNPEHPEIVNNLPPTFFVTSRGDFLNQYTISYSKALKRAGKTSKLLYYSEEYLNHTFNFAHPDFPQSKDANTKMLAFFEEQAAIYADRQINSVQKEKEYKELKKSIETGKSGNMKMYKAIKTLNSFDETRLDAPALKCDGKTVSYRQMFRKWDEYAEVFSAINMTGGKKARVIIPGAMTKEAIYSFYALNMTGAVISLYPYRIMGNIEDMLSAIEREKITDVILTDYETSPAYARKLASSKEELGLNNIIILDTQLPESEMSKEELMLTRSNISQLKKVQGVSFMSDLLVKYEASKIVIDDNTSDETLIFHELQAEENKFASLGLAEEALNRIVYELSSLYSKDTSTALAGLSCDLFSRSVLVNQLQLTLFIGNQLVITHKTIYNKDFFKKACGDYVNYLFLREIDMKKIMASAKGLRMNASSIDVLYLFAEKMTKEKTDAIQDFFEMYGGHPQIVVLGNSGSMLVGKRTKPRTVFTLAPLRPIPAAKPMTMPLTPYAPAGLSALSASPRKLPSVGSMPNPLVWKDINGNKHDLSKIVEKIGIIATKMMNKPKKKALNPNEPNGNTDEGLKQLMGILAVMFEPSQTDYYYEE from the coding sequence ATGGCTGGTAATGATAAGACGATGGCTGGAAAGATCAGAAGGGGAGCCATACGTATTGGACTTGAGGTTATACAGGGACTTGGTAGCAGCGGTGAACAGCCGCCTGAGGAAAAAGCGCCTGATAATGTCAAGGAAGCAAGAAACTTCCCATACATTAACCGTGAAGGAATTCCTCTTGCAATGGATATATTTCAGCCTGTTGGACCGGAATATGATGAGAGAGAGCTTCCTGTAATAGTAACAATACATGGTGGAGGCCTTGTTACCGGTGACCGTAAAATCTCACTGAATCTGTCAAGAGATCTGGCTTCAAGAGGCTATCTCGTATTTGCTATAGAATACAGACTCGCCCCAAGAGCCAATGTCTGTGAACAGCTTGATGACGTCTGCGCAGGGCTTGATCTTGTTGGAAGTAAGCTTGTTGAGTACGATGTGGATTACTCCAGGATTTTCCTGACTGCTGATAGTGCGGGTGCATTCCTGGCAATCTATACCGCTGCCATGAAGAATTCAGTTAAATTGCAGCGCGTAATAGGGCACGAACCCAGCAGAATGGTGTTTAAGGCTCTTGGTATTTCCTGTGGAATGTTCTATACCAACAAGGACGATATTTTGGGAGCTCTTTTGTCAGAACAGTTCTATGGTGACAGAAAGGATGACTCTAACTTTATCCAGTACATGAACCCTGAACATCCTGAGATAGTTAATAATCTTCCACCGACATTTTTTGTTACCAGCAGGGGAGATTTCCTTAATCAGTACACTATTTCTTATAGTAAAGCTCTCAAACGCGCAGGTAAGACCTCTAAGCTGCTGTACTACAGCGAGGAATATCTTAACCATACCTTCAACTTTGCTCATCCTGATTTTCCACAGAGTAAGGATGCTAATACCAAGATGCTTGCTTTCTTTGAAGAACAGGCTGCTATTTACGCTGACAGGCAGATCAATTCAGTACAGAAGGAAAAAGAGTATAAAGAGCTTAAAAAGAGTATTGAGACGGGTAAGTCTGGCAATATGAAGATGTACAAGGCTATCAAGACTCTTAACTCTTTTGATGAAACCAGATTGGATGCACCTGCTCTTAAATGTGATGGAAAGACAGTATCTTATAGGCAGATGTTCAGAAAATGGGACGAATATGCTGAAGTCTTTTCTGCTATTAATATGACAGGCGGGAAAAAAGCTCGTGTGATCATCCCCGGTGCTATGACCAAGGAAGCTATTTACAGTTTCTATGCCCTTAATATGACTGGCGCAGTCATCTCTTTGTATCCTTACAGGATCATGGGAAACATTGAGGATATGTTAAGTGCTATAGAGAGAGAAAAAATCACAGATGTGATACTGACTGATTATGAAACATCTCCTGCATATGCAAGGAAGCTGGCAAGTAGCAAAGAAGAGCTGGGCCTTAATAACATTATAATACTGGATACTCAGCTCCCTGAAAGTGAGATGAGTAAAGAAGAACTGATGCTGACCCGAAGCAATATCAGTCAGCTTAAGAAGGTACAAGGAGTAAGCTTTATGTCTGACCTTCTGGTCAAGTATGAAGCATCGAAGATTGTCATTGATGATAACACTTCTGACGAAACTTTGATCTTCCATGAATTGCAGGCAGAAGAAAATAAGTTTGCATCACTTGGACTGGCAGAAGAAGCGCTTAACAGGATTGTATATGAGTTATCCTCGCTATATAGTAAGGATACAAGCACTGCTCTGGCAGGTTTGTCATGCGATCTGTTTTCGCGAAGTGTCCTGGTAAACCAGCTGCAGCTTACGCTTTTTATCGGCAATCAGCTTGTTATAACGCACAAGACTATTTATAACAAGGATTTCTTTAAGAAAGCCTGTGGTGATTATGTTAATTATCTGTTCCTTAGAGAAATAGATATGAAAAAGATCATGGCTTCTGCTAAAGGATTGAGAATGAATGCGTCCAGTATTGATGTGTTATATCTTTTTGCTGAAAAAATGACAAAAGAAAAGACTGATGCAATTCAGGATTTCTTTGAAATGTATGGAGGCCATCCGCAGATAGTAGTTCTGGGCAATTCGGGCTCAATGCTTGTAGGTAAGAGAACTAAGCCAAGAACTGTATTTACGCTTGCACCTCTAAGACCGATTCCTGCAGCCAAGCCAATGACAATGCCTCTTACTCCATACGCGCCGGCAGGTCTTTCGGCACTGAGCGCTTCTCCAAGAAAACTGCCATCTGTAGGCTCTATGCCTAATCCTCTGGTATGGAAGGATATCAATGGAAACAAACACGATCTTAGTAAGATTGTGGAAAAGATAGGCATTATAGCAACCAAAATGATGAATAAGCCTAAGAAGAAAGCTTTAAACCCGAATGAACCAAATGGAAATACAGATGAAGGGCTTAAGCAGCTTATGGGCATACTGGCAGTTATGTTTGAGCCATCCCAGACAGACTATTATTACGAGGAATGA
- a CDS encoding alpha/beta hydrolase, producing MNSFIYYFSRMIQRKADPILNSITPVIRDDIEAKLNLEYQGDDGNTLKVDIYRGKKHAESGAKLPVMIMVHGGGLYTGNQTIEYNLCQLMAIRGFLVFSISYRLMTDATLMQEIADVAAGFRYVDKHLDNFNGDRGRVNVVAESAGAYLSIYTVAMHRSQALWEKINCRTSTLNVRRMACFSGMYYTDKFDLIGMLYPQQIFKDMRKDKEFMKMMNPEHPEIINNLPPMHLTSSDADFLGKYTLSFADALKKAGIKCKVMFYRGNKELTHAFPAQKSFLPESIEVIDDVTRFFQED from the coding sequence ATGAACAGCTTTATCTATTATTTCTCCCGGATGATCCAAAGGAAAGCGGACCCGATACTTAATTCCATAACGCCGGTAATACGCGATGATATTGAAGCGAAGCTGAACCTGGAATACCAAGGAGATGATGGAAATACTCTTAAGGTCGACATATACAGAGGTAAAAAACATGCTGAGTCTGGTGCAAAACTCCCGGTAATGATCATGGTGCATGGAGGAGGCTTGTATACAGGCAATCAGACAATTGAGTATAACCTTTGTCAGCTTATGGCTATAAGAGGTTTTCTGGTTTTTTCCATCTCTTATCGTCTGATGACTGACGCAACACTCATGCAGGAAATTGCAGATGTAGCTGCCGGTTTTAGATATGTCGACAAGCATTTGGATAATTTTAATGGTGACAGGGGCAGGGTGAATGTGGTCGCAGAAAGCGCCGGTGCATATTTATCAATATACACAGTAGCTATGCACAGATCTCAGGCCTTATGGGAGAAGATAAACTGTAGAACTTCTACGTTAAACGTTAGAAGGATGGCGTGTTTTAGCGGAATGTACTACACAGATAAGTTTGATCTTATTGGAATGCTGTATCCGCAGCAGATATTCAAAGATATGCGTAAGGACAAGGAATTTATGAAGATGATGAATCCGGAGCACCCGGAGATAATTAATAATCTTCCACCGATGCATCTTACATCGAGTGATGCGGACTTCCTTGGCAAATATACCTTGTCTTTTGCTGACGCTCTTAAAAAGGCTGGAATAAAATGTAAAGTAATGTTCTATAGAGGAAACAAAGAACTTACTCATGCATTCCCTGCTCAAAAGAGCTTTTTACCGGAAAGTATTGAAGTAATTGATGATGTGACCCGATTTTTCCAGGAGGACTAA
- a CDS encoding alpha/beta fold hydrolase, with product MSWLTLKDGERLFYQDIGSGRKTVVMLHGWASSHEIYSRPVELMKEKARFIIYDLRGHGESKDACKEQVGIETLASDLNELITTLELQDINLFGWSMGGAVALKYIDMYGCDKIKQTIICDMSPKQLNDAEWKLGSKVEDSIIKETGGYEKCDFYTIYKDFSLKSMPELVEVPGKVLDRLIRMRLDECNETVLRSLIKSLDAQDNREVFKKMNVPLVYFYANPGSIFSPKLVNWYRDNSVNEFRAEEFKGNHMFIMDNPDVFAQKLVNVLL from the coding sequence ATGAGCTGGCTTACATTAAAGGATGGAGAAAGACTATTTTACCAGGATATCGGAAGCGGTCGTAAAACTGTTGTGATGTTGCATGGATGGGCAAGCTCCCATGAGATTTATTCAAGGCCAGTAGAGCTTATGAAGGAAAAGGCAAGATTTATCATTTATGATCTCCGCGGACATGGAGAGAGTAAAGATGCATGTAAGGAGCAGGTTGGAATAGAAACTCTTGCTTCTGATCTAAATGAGCTGATAACAACCCTTGAACTTCAGGATATCAATCTTTTTGGCTGGTCTATGGGCGGAGCTGTGGCGCTCAAGTATATTGATATGTATGGGTGCGACAAGATCAAGCAGACCATAATATGCGATATGTCGCCCAAACAGCTCAATGATGCAGAGTGGAAACTTGGCAGCAAGGTTGAGGATTCTATCATCAAAGAGACAGGTGGTTACGAGAAGTGTGATTTTTACACCATATATAAGGATTTCTCTCTTAAATCAATGCCGGAGCTTGTAGAGGTTCCGGGAAAAGTTCTGGATAGGCTTATCAGAATGAGACTGGATGAATGTAACGAGACGGTTCTTAGAAGTCTTATTAAGTCTTTGGATGCACAGGATAACAGGGAAGTGTTCAAAAAGATGAATGTCCCGCTTGTTTACTTTTATGCTAATCCGGGATCTATCTTTTCTCCCAAGCTGGTTAACTGGTATAGGGATAATTCTGTTAATGAATTCAGGGCTGAGGAATTCAAAGGAAACCATATGTTTATTATGGATAATCCGGATGTTTTTGCACAAAAACTCGTTAATGTGTTACTATAA
- a CDS encoding STAS domain-containing protein gives MTINKTQNGDEVIFALEGKLDTTTAPDLDAALKESFSGAKKMILDFANLQFISSAGLRVILNAQKVMNEKGDLVIKNSGPQILEVFEITGFSDFLKIE, from the coding sequence ATGACAATCAACAAGACTCAAAACGGTGATGAAGTTATTTTTGCTCTTGAGGGTAAGCTTGATACAACGACTGCACCTGATCTCGATGCTGCGCTTAAGGAATCCTTTAGTGGTGCCAAGAAGATGATACTTGATTTTGCAAATCTTCAGTTTATTTCATCTGCAGGACTCAGAGTAATTCTTAATGCACAGAAGGTTATGAATGAGAAGGGCGATCTTGTAATAAAAAATTCAGGCCCGCAGATTCTGGAAGTGTTTGAAATTACAGGTTTCTCAGACTTTTTGAAGATTGAATGA
- a CDS encoding ATP-binding protein: MMEKNIKLEATMDNFKVVSKFVDDLISGNVVDELIHDQIIVAVEEIYVNVAHYAYGQLDENGDSIPDSGTGPVEVIVSDENRVVTITFIDSGIMYNPLEKPDPDVTKPPSERQIGGYGIFMVKKTMDNMTYKYEDDHNILSFSKKY; encoded by the coding sequence ATGATGGAAAAAAATATTAAATTAGAAGCTACGATGGATAATTTCAAGGTGGTGAGTAAGTTTGTGGACGACCTGATTAGCGGGAATGTTGTTGACGAGCTTATTCATGACCAGATAATAGTGGCCGTAGAGGAAATATACGTTAATGTCGCGCATTATGCCTATGGGCAATTGGACGAAAACGGTGATTCCATCCCTGATTCGGGAACGGGGCCGGTGGAAGTGATTGTTTCTGATGAAAACAGAGTGGTAACGATCACGTTTATTGATAGTGGAATAATGTATAATCCGCTTGAAAAGCCTGACCCTGATGTCACTAAACCGCCCAGTGAGAGGCAGATTGGCGGCTATGGTATATTTATGGTCAAGAAGACAATGGATAACATGACCTATAAATACGAGGACGATCATAATATACTTTCCTTCAGTAAAAAATATTAA
- a CDS encoding YibE/F family protein: MGNVRGTRTLNSKWDFKRIVAIFVLMAIFVVSVCFIRFGLVEKSESSATSHFVRATVSQLIQDNTQKDENTEGILRGSQEVIVQISSGPFKGKKYQTTNYLSALFNINAQEGTRVIVRLDPQSDGYSAFIYSYDRTGILLVMFGVFALSLILIGRSKGAMALVSLIFTLFAIVSILFPLLEYGFPAIPATILIVFYTTVFTFVLIDGINKKTISGALGTLAGVLIASIFAAFAGFISHISGFQTNEAEELLLIGTDHGMKISGLFTAGILIASLGAVMDVAMSIASAVHELHEVNDQMSAMELFRSGMNIGRDAMGTMANTLILAFAGSSFTLLLLIYYYNIGFTQLINTDMVAREVIQGLSGSIGIVLTVPIVAFLSATIETYKRER; encoded by the coding sequence ATGGGGAATGTTCGGGGGACGAGAACTCTTAATTCTAAATGGGACTTTAAACGTATCGTAGCCATTTTTGTTCTGATGGCTATTTTTGTCGTGTCTGTCTGCTTTATCAGATTTGGTCTGGTAGAGAAGTCTGAGAGTAGTGCTACATCACATTTTGTCAGAGCTACAGTATCACAACTGATTCAGGATAATACCCAGAAAGATGAGAATACGGAAGGAATTCTGCGTGGATCGCAGGAAGTGATCGTTCAAATATCCTCCGGTCCTTTTAAGGGCAAGAAGTATCAGACAACTAATTACCTGAGTGCGCTTTTTAATATTAATGCGCAGGAGGGGACGAGGGTGATAGTGCGCCTTGATCCACAGAGTGATGGCTATAGTGCTTTTATCTATAGTTATGACAGGACAGGGATACTGCTCGTGATGTTTGGAGTATTTGCGTTGTCTCTTATATTAATTGGAAGAAGCAAGGGTGCAATGGCACTTGTATCGCTTATATTTACTCTTTTTGCCATTGTGTCTATTTTGTTCCCGCTTCTTGAGTATGGTTTTCCGGCTATACCTGCTACTATTTTAATTGTCTTTTATACTACGGTATTCACGTTTGTTTTGATTGATGGAATCAATAAAAAAACTATCAGTGGTGCGCTTGGAACTCTTGCGGGAGTTCTTATCGCCAGTATTTTTGCGGCATTCGCCGGATTTATTTCTCACATTTCAGGATTTCAGACTAATGAGGCTGAAGAATTATTGTTGATCGGTACAGACCATGGGATGAAAATTTCAGGTCTTTTTACAGCGGGTATTCTGATCGCATCTCTCGGAGCTGTCATGGACGTTGCAATGAGTATTGCATCTGCCGTACATGAGCTTCATGAGGTCAATGATCAGATGTCTGCCATGGAACTTTTTCGCTCGGGTATGAATATTGGACGAGATGCGATGGGAACTATGGCAAATACCCTGATCCTTGCATTTGCAGGATCCTCTTTTACACTTCTCCTGCTTATTTACTATTACAACATTGGATTTACGCAGCTGATCAACACTGATATGGTTGCGAGAGAAGTGATACAGGGGCTTTCAGGCAGCATTGGTATTGTCCTTACTGTACCGATAGTGGCTTTTCTCTCTGCCACTATAGAAACCTACAAAAGAGAGAGGTGA